A stretch of the Mycoplasmoides genitalium G37 genome encodes the following:
- the lspA gene encoding signal peptidase II, with amino-acid sequence MKLRKTKFFSQLKHQVLTANQKPFLFYKLTMIGFVGFIILLQVFILRNALNGEMDNTMVANSGFINIYVIRNKGVGFSLLQNQTGLVYFLQGLLSVIALVFLVFMVKYSYIFWITTLAFGSLGNFFDRLTSANDSVLDYFIFQNGSSVFNFADCCITFGFIGLFFCFLIQMFKEFKHSKNQ; translated from the coding sequence ATGAAATTAAGAAAAACCAAGTTTTTTTCACAACTTAAACACCAGGTTTTAACTGCAAACCAAAAACCATTTTTATTCTATAAACTGACAATGATTGGGTTTGTTGGCTTTATTATCTTACTGCAAGTTTTCATATTAAGAAATGCGTTAAATGGTGAGATGGATAACACCATGGTAGCAAATAGTGGTTTTATTAATATCTATGTGATTAGAAACAAAGGGGTAGGGTTTAGCTTATTACAAAACCAAACTGGCTTAGTTTACTTTCTCCAGGGATTATTATCAGTAATTGCGTTAGTTTTTCTTGTTTTTATGGTGAAATATAGTTACATCTTTTGAATTACAACTTTAGCATTTGGTTCACTTGGAAACTTCTTTGATCGTTTAACTTCAGCTAATGATTCAGTGTTAGATTACTTTATCTTTCAGAATGGTAGTTCAGTATTTAACTTTGCTGATTGTTGTATTACCTTTGGTTTTATAGGTTTATTCTTTTGTTTTTTAATCCAGATGTTCAAAGAGTTTAAACATTCCAAAAACCAGTAA
- the hrcA gene encoding heat-inducible transcriptional repressor HrcA encodes MKNLTPRQAQILKAIINEYIAYAIPVGSKLLTKKYFKNLSGGTLRNEMAALEKKGFLKKNHISSGRVPSQIGYQYYVKVLNVSNTTNDLKTRLRSVILQQHKTIDEVIELGVKFINEIINLPVVLTNFSSDEVLKKIDLIILDKSFALFLLVSASGKVFKKTISYANQRQFEDIVICVRIFNDRIIDTRFSEINNQLEVLKEIIRTKVHEYQYVIDEILFKLFDLDQIEANKKIYGIQYLAKQPEFANQEKLTKILNLLEDTSVWQQMAFINQTNQKTNIVFGDQLGFKEISVASTLINTTSEAKHQLAIVGPTRMDYQKIKALLTTLKEEIEKYDKKIHNQT; translated from the coding sequence ATGAAGAATTTAACGCCACGGCAAGCCCAAATTCTCAAAGCAATTATCAATGAATACATTGCTTATGCTATCCCTGTTGGCAGTAAATTACTAACCAAAAAATATTTTAAAAACCTCTCTGGGGGAACATTACGAAATGAGATGGCAGCTTTAGAGAAAAAAGGGTTCTTAAAGAAAAACCACATCTCTTCAGGCCGTGTTCCTTCCCAAATTGGTTATCAGTATTATGTCAAAGTGTTAAATGTTAGTAACACCACTAACGATCTGAAAACCCGCTTAAGAAGTGTTATTCTCCAGCAACACAAAACGATTGATGAGGTGATTGAACTTGGGGTTAAGTTTATCAATGAGATCATTAACCTACCAGTAGTGTTAACTAACTTTAGTAGTGATGAAGTTTTAAAAAAGATTGATCTGATCATCCTTGATAAGTCATTTGCCTTATTTTTATTGGTCTCCGCTAGTGGTAAAGTCTTTAAAAAAACCATTAGCTATGCTAACCAAAGGCAGTTTGAAGACATTGTTATTTGTGTAAGGATCTTTAATGATCGCATCATTGATACCCGCTTTTCAGAGATTAACAACCAACTAGAAGTTTTAAAAGAGATCATTAGAACCAAGGTTCATGAGTATCAGTATGTAATTGATGAGATCTTATTTAAGTTATTTGATTTAGATCAAATTGAGGCAAATAAAAAGATCTATGGGATCCAATACCTTGCTAAACAACCCGAGTTTGCTAACCAAGAGAAACTCACTAAAATCTTAAATCTGCTTGAAGATACTAGTGTTTGACAACAGATGGCATTCATAAACCAAACCAACCAAAAGACCAACATTGTCTTTGGTGATCAATTGGGTTTTAAAGAGATATCAGTTGCTTCTACTTTAATCAATACCACCAGTGAAGCCAAGCACCAACTTGCTATAGTAGGACCAACCAGAATGGACTACCAAAAGATTAAAGCCTTATTAACTACTCTAAAAGAAGAGATAGAAAAATATGATAAAAAGATCCACAACCAAACCTAA
- the tsaB gene encoding tRNA (adenosine(37)-N6)-threonylcarbamoyltransferase complex dimerization subunit type 1 TsaB, translating to MFFLSKYKLFLDCAYKTLNIIILEMKTNAVVDELSIGVEQNLTELAVYYLETMLTKNKLKKSSIKQFYVTIGPGSFTGQRIATIIAKSWCLLYPSCELYALNSLRFQIPYEHGISKISCGNDQNYCGLYSQTTSEIKLISKADFVKLCKANNELPMYENFENIESYSKLLLSNIDHFERIEDPLTLQPIYLKDPVN from the coding sequence ATGTTCTTTTTAAGTAAGTATAAGCTGTTTTTAGACTGTGCTTATAAAACCCTTAACATCATTATTTTAGAGATGAAAACCAATGCAGTGGTTGATGAGTTGTCCATTGGTGTTGAACAGAACTTAACTGAACTTGCTGTTTATTATCTGGAGACAATGTTAACAAAAAACAAGTTGAAAAAAAGCAGTATTAAACAGTTTTATGTCACAATTGGCCCTGGTAGTTTCACCGGTCAGAGGATAGCAACTATCATTGCTAAAAGCTGGTGTTTATTGTATCCCAGTTGTGAACTTTATGCTTTAAATTCACTCCGCTTTCAAATCCCATATGAACATGGGATTAGCAAGATTAGTTGTGGTAATGATCAGAACTATTGTGGACTATACAGCCAAACTACTAGTGAAATAAAGCTAATTAGTAAAGCTGATTTTGTGAAGTTATGTAAGGCAAACAATGAACTTCCTATGTATGAAAACTTTGAAAACATTGAGAGTTATAGCAAGCTGTTATTAAGCAACATCGATCACTTTGAAAGAATCGAAGATCCTCTAACCTTACAACCTATCTATCTAAAAGATCCTGTTAACTAA
- the scpB gene encoding SMC-Scp complex subunit ScpB translates to MKTTINIATPTLKKPSKEANLVASIYGLLFVCGAKGITLRELIRIFKKAGIEKVKLALLALERKLADDEQSGVELKKFGNSFSLVTKPIIKDYLHLLLAHKVKNPLNSKAMEVLAIIAYNQPCTRPRINEIRGVDSFQIVDDLIAKELIVELGRTDKPGRPFIYEVSAKFYDLFGIDSLDQLPKIEHFDLDKFKQGSFFDSNRYGDE, encoded by the coding sequence ATGAAAACAACAATTAATATTGCCACCCCTACCCTAAAAAAACCTAGCAAAGAAGCTAACTTGGTTGCTAGTATCTATGGGTTGTTATTTGTTTGTGGCGCGAAAGGGATCACTTTAAGAGAACTAATTAGGATCTTTAAAAAAGCAGGGATTGAAAAGGTGAAATTAGCACTCTTAGCACTTGAAAGGAAGTTAGCAGATGATGAGCAATCAGGAGTGGAGTTGAAAAAATTTGGTAATAGTTTTTCTTTGGTAACAAAACCAATTATCAAAGACTATCTCCACTTATTATTGGCTCATAAAGTCAAAAATCCCCTTAATTCCAAAGCAATGGAAGTGTTGGCTATCATTGCTTACAACCAACCTTGCACCAGACCCAGAATTAATGAAATTAGGGGAGTTGATTCTTTTCAAATTGTTGATGATCTAATAGCAAAAGAGTTAATTGTGGAGTTAGGGAGAACTGATAAACCAGGTCGACCTTTTATTTATGAAGTGTCAGCTAAGTTCTATGATTTATTTGGCATTGATAGCTTAGATCAACTCCCTAAGATTGAGCATTTTGATCTTGATAAATTTAAGCAAGGTAGCTTTTTTGATTCCAACCGCTATGGTGATGAATAA
- a CDS encoding 1-acyl-sn-glycerol-3-phosphate acyltransferase — protein sequence MDKLFKTSFRFIIRFLQILSLPVVFPYFLLSFLACLITSKNYESLPYNYPPEIRFKKVYRLVSMWLYIKGIKVVTVNDKIIPKKPVLVVANHKSNLDPLVLIKAFGRLKNSPPLTFVAKIELKDTVLFKLMKLIDCVFIDRKNIRQIANALETQQQLIRQGTAIAVFAEGTRILSNDIGEFKPGALKVAYNAFVPILPVSIVGSLGKMESNKRLKEHGVKKSSNYEVKVIFNKLINPISFNQIDSNNLANNIRSIISDAYTSEKPSND from the coding sequence ATGGATAAACTATTTAAAACAAGTTTTAGATTCATAATAAGGTTTTTACAAATCCTGAGTTTACCAGTTGTTTTTCCTTACTTTTTATTAAGCTTTTTAGCTTGTTTAATTACTAGTAAAAACTATGAATCACTCCCTTATAACTATCCCCCTGAAATCCGATTCAAAAAGGTGTATAGATTGGTATCAATGTGACTTTACATTAAGGGAATTAAAGTAGTGACAGTAAATGACAAGATTATCCCTAAAAAACCAGTTTTAGTGGTAGCTAACCACAAATCTAACCTTGATCCTTTAGTATTAATTAAGGCCTTTGGCAGGTTGAAAAATAGTCCACCATTAACCTTTGTTGCTAAGATTGAACTGAAAGATACAGTCCTTTTTAAACTGATGAAATTAATTGATTGTGTTTTTATTGATCGAAAAAACATCAGACAAATTGCCAATGCATTGGAAACCCAACAACAACTAATTCGCCAGGGCACTGCTATTGCTGTTTTTGCTGAAGGGACTAGGATTTTAAGTAATGACATTGGGGAATTTAAACCAGGAGCACTAAAGGTTGCTTACAATGCTTTTGTACCTATCTTACCAGTTAGTATTGTGGGTAGCTTAGGAAAGATGGAATCAAACAAAAGGCTAAAAGAACATGGTGTTAAGAAAAGTTCAAACTATGAGGTTAAAGTAATCTTTAACAAGCTAATTAACCCAATTAGTTTTAACCAGATTGATTCTAATAACCTTGCTAATAACATTAGAAGCATTATTAGTGATGCATACACTAGTGAAAAACCAAGCAATGATTAG
- a CDS encoding metallophosphoesterase, translating to MIKVLVIADTHGQNQRWIELKNYHNPDVIIHAGDHMTTKQFMDQNATFWVAGNNDSIGNEIEIFQLGQINFVLMHGHQAPRDNLKKWYQLLVLKAQQYPCDVLIFGHSHIEYTNKINMIQLINPGSLQLPRNQTNTPSYCTFIVNKDELTDLTIHYYQASKVS from the coding sequence CTGATTAAGGTTTTGGTAATTGCTGATACCCATGGTCAAAACCAGAGGTGGATTGAACTGAAAAACTACCATAACCCTGATGTGATTATCCATGCAGGAGATCACATGACCACTAAACAATTCATGGATCAAAATGCTACTTTTTGAGTGGCAGGTAACAACGATTCAATTGGCAATGAAATTGAAATTTTCCAGTTAGGGCAAATTAACTTTGTGTTAATGCATGGTCACCAAGCACCAAGAGATAACCTGAAAAAGTGGTACCAATTATTAGTTTTAAAAGCACAACAATACCCTTGTGATGTTTTAATCTTTGGTCATAGTCACATTGAATATACCAACAAAATTAATATGATCCAGTTAATCAACCCTGGTTCTCTACAACTACCAAGAAACCAAACCAACACCCCTTCATACTGTACCTTTATTGTCAATAAAGACGAGCTAACTGATCTAACTATCCACTATTACCAAGCTTCAAAAGTTAGTTAA
- a CDS encoding RluA family pseudouridine synthase: MKQCFVVTTTKRLDSLLASLLNLSRVKVVKLIMNGQIKVNEKLTFKNSLIVAKDDVIKVEIHDETTSDFITSVEPYNLKLEVLFEDKDLMVINKPSGLLTHPTTFNEKASLLAACIFHNNKNPVYLVHRLDRDTSGAIVVCKNQASLLNLQNQLQNRTLKRYYVALVHFPFNALTGSINAPLARVNNNKVMFKIAQTAKAKQAITKFKVINQNEKAALISLELLTGRTHQIRVHLKFIQHPVYNDPLYGIKSEKKDSYGQFLHANRICFIHPTLNKPMDFHAPLEPKFSTKLKSLNLSLTDPLHVLFK, from the coding sequence ATGAAACAGTGTTTTGTTGTTACAACTACCAAACGCTTAGATAGTCTTTTAGCTAGCTTACTGAACCTTTCAAGAGTAAAGGTAGTGAAGCTGATCATGAATGGACAGATTAAAGTTAATGAAAAACTAACTTTTAAAAACAGTTTAATAGTTGCAAAAGATGATGTAATTAAAGTTGAGATTCATGATGAGACAACTAGTGATTTCATTACTAGTGTTGAACCTTATAACTTAAAGCTTGAGGTTCTTTTTGAAGACAAGGATTTGATGGTTATTAACAAACCATCAGGTTTGTTAACCCATCCCACCACTTTCAATGAAAAAGCCAGCTTGTTAGCTGCTTGTATCTTTCACAACAACAAAAACCCTGTTTACTTAGTGCACAGATTGGACCGTGATACTAGTGGGGCAATTGTTGTCTGTAAAAACCAAGCAAGCTTATTAAATTTGCAAAATCAACTGCAAAATCGCACCTTAAAACGTTATTATGTAGCACTAGTCCACTTCCCTTTTAATGCCTTAACTGGTTCAATTAATGCACCTTTAGCAAGGGTTAATAACAACAAGGTAATGTTTAAAATAGCCCAAACTGCTAAAGCAAAGCAAGCAATAACTAAGTTTAAAGTGATTAATCAGAATGAAAAAGCAGCACTAATTAGCTTGGAATTGTTAACAGGTAGAACCCACCAAATTAGAGTGCATCTGAAATTTATCCAACATCCAGTTTATAATGATCCACTGTATGGAATTAAAAGTGAAAAGAAAGATAGCTATGGTCAGTTTCTCCATGCAAACAGGATCTGTTTTATCCATCCCACTTTAAACAAACCTATGGACTTTCACGCCCCACTTGAACCTAAGTTTTCAACGAAACTTAAGAGTTTAAACTTATCTTTAACCGATCCACTCCATGTTCTTTTTAAGTAA
- the scpA gene encoding segregation/condensation protein A: protein MISLIFDKSNSFNPQLCVELLNHFKVVMLTKTIVVDYPSFQAWKAQLKPFKLAVFSDNLQTELTPNSKLTVFNNYQQLLVDNNDLIIFATPTLVQLFDNEIDQLIVINPTSKSKDQFNCNWNDFVLIKQTNFKNHQVGYFDKKSSYEPPFTVVTDHFFGNLTDLFSLLVDKKVSVNDVDIGLISLQYLNIIANYTNKKAIEKITDYLVITSKILAKKADNLLNDHQEESVLEYDLATNNFRDKMIANLVEHKRYCDSLGEFEKLRVNRLAYFSKANEMEQFIKTANDQLVTVEDQLPNYISVLKLFHAMNKLLEMRLSSLLTNKNITIKELSVEQVQKELVLAIKQFNYQTVSLKRVLLKLNHPISLMYFVTAFVALLVLLNNQVIGLEQKDYHSELYIFLLDENQLKTFQESPDEMVKRIQAQQQQNELIIAKNKQLRAIKNKQKRADYLKKKYGENYLDKTNLKDENNN from the coding sequence ATGATTAGTTTAATTTTTGATAAAAGCAACAGTTTTAACCCCCAACTTTGTGTTGAACTTCTCAACCACTTTAAAGTGGTTATGCTAACTAAAACCATCGTTGTTGACTATCCCAGCTTTCAAGCATGAAAAGCACAACTCAAACCGTTTAAATTAGCAGTTTTTAGTGATAATTTGCAAACCGAATTAACCCCAAATTCAAAACTCACAGTTTTTAACAACTACCAGCAACTTTTAGTTGATAATAATGACCTAATTATCTTTGCAACCCCCACTTTAGTTCAGCTTTTTGATAATGAGATTGACCAGTTAATAGTTATCAATCCCACTAGTAAATCTAAAGATCAGTTTAACTGTAATTGAAACGACTTTGTTTTAATTAAACAAACTAATTTCAAGAACCATCAAGTTGGTTATTTTGATAAAAAAAGTAGTTATGAACCACCTTTCACTGTTGTTACAGACCACTTCTTTGGGAACCTAACTGATTTATTTAGTCTTTTAGTTGATAAAAAGGTAAGTGTAAATGATGTGGATATTGGCTTGATTTCCTTACAATATCTCAATATCATTGCAAATTACACCAATAAAAAAGCCATTGAAAAGATCACTGATTATCTGGTGATTACAAGCAAAATTCTCGCTAAAAAAGCAGATAATCTGCTCAATGATCATCAGGAAGAGAGTGTGTTGGAATATGATTTAGCTACTAATAACTTTCGTGATAAGATGATCGCTAACTTAGTGGAACACAAACGCTATTGTGATTCACTGGGTGAATTTGAAAAACTCAGGGTTAACCGCTTAGCTTACTTTTCCAAAGCTAATGAGATGGAGCAATTTATCAAAACAGCTAATGATCAACTTGTTACAGTTGAAGATCAACTCCCTAACTATATTAGTGTCTTAAAACTCTTTCATGCTATGAACAAGTTACTGGAGATGAGACTCAGCTCTCTTCTAACAAATAAAAACATCACCATTAAAGAGTTATCAGTTGAACAGGTTCAAAAGGAGTTGGTTTTAGCAATCAAACAGTTTAACTACCAAACAGTTTCTTTAAAGCGGGTGTTATTAAAACTTAACCATCCTATCTCTTTAATGTATTTTGTTACTGCTTTTGTGGCACTTTTAGTGCTATTAAACAACCAGGTAATAGGTTTGGAACAAAAAGATTATCACAGTGAACTTTACATCTTTTTACTAGATGAAAACCAACTGAAAACCTTCCAAGAATCACCAGATGAAATGGTAAAAAGAATCCAAGCTCAACAACAGCAAAACGAACTGATAATTGCTAAAAACAAGCAACTAAGAGCTATCAAAAACAAACAAAAGCGAGCTGATTATCTAAAAAAGAAATATGGTGAAAATTACTTAGATAAAACTAACTTAAAAGATGAAAACAACAATTAA
- the uvrC gene encoding excinuclease ABC subunit UvrC: MTTNLKQKLKTAPKKPGCYLWKDSNGKVLYVGKASNIFNRVHQYFQKNNPYKTQLLSSQISDVDFFILKDENDALNLEAKLINQYQPRFNLVLKQNNGYLYFYITKAKKPTLELARKYQIKTTKCFGPFASSKFKLREIHDLLLKLFPLRKCAPHQKNHPCFYFQMGLCMGQCMQTDTKEKYQQVISNIEQFFNDPSVVINYLKAAEKKASDNQEFEKAQQFLTLQKAVLELTKTHHTTIIKQKSSHDFIGYVFQNNVLAITIFCYEKGELTDKEQAVFTLEQTDIVEVESAIITFIYHHYKTTPLPSKITVSLDETNLKLISDSLKIGVFKPKNGNEKLILQTVIDNAKHALATKWLKFTSNYDKTQLHKDLAQLLNTDYIHSLEIIDVSFYDQNHVVGCMLRFEDGKKIKHLSRRYNINSLKKGDTNHIALLVYRRILSAMQTKANLPFSDLLIIDGGKAQIKSVKQVFSLFSNVKPPIIIGLVKNKNHQTDHIMLSDFQVKKIAINSPLFHYLATIQTEVDGFAKRSAFNKLSNHQLQNPLLQIPGVGKITAQILFDNFQTLNNIKLASVNELSQFIKKPLAQKIKTYFAKQTD; this comes from the coding sequence TTGACCACTAATCTAAAACAAAAGTTAAAAACTGCACCTAAAAAACCGGGGTGTTATTTGTGAAAAGATAGTAACGGTAAAGTTTTATATGTTGGTAAAGCTAGTAATATTTTCAACAGGGTCCACCAGTATTTTCAAAAGAATAATCCTTATAAAACCCAGCTATTATCAAGCCAAATTAGTGATGTTGATTTTTTCATTCTCAAAGATGAAAATGATGCTTTAAATCTGGAAGCAAAGCTCATTAATCAATATCAACCCCGCTTTAACTTAGTTTTAAAACAAAACAATGGTTATCTTTATTTTTATATCACTAAAGCCAAAAAACCTACCTTGGAATTAGCCAGAAAATACCAGATTAAAACCACTAAGTGCTTTGGACCGTTTGCTTCAAGTAAGTTTAAGTTACGTGAGATCCATGACCTACTTTTAAAACTCTTTCCTTTAAGAAAGTGTGCACCTCACCAAAAAAACCACCCGTGCTTTTATTTTCAGATGGGTTTATGTATGGGGCAATGTATGCAAACTGATACTAAGGAAAAATACCAACAGGTAATTAGTAACATTGAACAGTTTTTTAATGACCCTAGTGTGGTAATTAACTATTTAAAAGCTGCAGAAAAAAAGGCAAGTGATAATCAGGAATTTGAAAAGGCCCAGCAGTTTCTAACACTGCAAAAAGCAGTTTTAGAGTTAACAAAAACCCACCATACCACTATCATTAAACAAAAATCAAGCCATGATTTTATTGGGTATGTCTTTCAAAATAACGTTTTGGCCATTACCATTTTTTGTTATGAAAAAGGGGAGTTAACTGATAAAGAACAAGCAGTGTTTACCCTAGAGCAAACTGACATTGTGGAAGTTGAAAGTGCTATTATCACCTTTATCTACCACCACTATAAAACTACCCCACTTCCAAGTAAGATTACTGTTTCACTTGATGAAACTAACCTAAAACTTATTAGTGATAGCTTAAAAATTGGTGTTTTTAAGCCCAAGAATGGTAATGAAAAACTGATCTTACAAACTGTTATTGATAATGCCAAACATGCACTTGCAACCAAGTGGTTGAAGTTTACTAGTAACTATGATAAAACCCAGCTCCACAAGGATTTAGCACAACTTCTAAATACTGATTATATCCATAGTCTTGAGATTATTGATGTGTCATTCTATGATCAAAACCATGTTGTTGGTTGCATGTTAAGGTTTGAAGATGGTAAAAAGATCAAACACTTATCAAGAAGATACAACATTAACAGTTTAAAAAAAGGTGATACTAACCACATTGCTTTACTTGTTTACAGAAGGATCTTAAGTGCGATGCAAACCAAAGCTAACCTCCCTTTTAGTGATCTTTTAATTATTGATGGTGGTAAAGCACAAATTAAAAGTGTTAAGCAAGTTTTTAGTCTCTTCAGTAATGTTAAACCACCCATTATCATTGGACTAGTTAAAAACAAAAACCACCAAACTGATCACATTATGTTATCTGATTTCCAAGTTAAAAAGATAGCAATTAACTCCCCACTCTTTCACTATTTAGCAACAATCCAAACTGAAGTTGATGGTTTTGCTAAAAGAAGTGCTTTTAATAAGTTAAGTAACCACCAACTGCAAAACCCGTTGCTACAAATCCCAGGAGTTGGCAAGATAACTGCCCAAATTCTCTTTGATAACTTTCAAACGCTCAATAACATAAAATTAGCTTCAGTTAATGAGTTAAGCCAGTTTATTAAAAAACCATTAGCACAAAAGATTAAAACTTACTTTGCAAAACAAACTGATTAA
- the rpsU gene encoding 30S ribosomal protein S21, which translates to MPKIEVKNDDLELALKKFKRISLEVRRLAQRHEYHLRKGMRLREKQKIAQKKRRKFRSLASH; encoded by the coding sequence GTGCCTAAGATTGAAGTTAAAAATGATGATTTAGAGCTAGCTTTAAAAAAGTTTAAAAGGATATCACTGGAAGTACGCAGGTTAGCACAACGCCATGAATACCACTTGCGCAAAGGGATGCGGTTAAGAGAAAAACAAAAGATAGCACAGAAAAAGCGCAGGAAGTTTCGCAGTTTAGCTAGCCATTAA
- a CDS encoding DivIVA domain-containing protein, with product MDNKNPQKLITSELLANHRFNFAKDDKGGYDANEVDAFLDQLTKTLIHYEEMKNNEQELKNAYDKLFSDRDQILSRCAKLEADLNTFYENGYANKVLINRVQELEDKLEKLPDRYTEKLERIEKLLKKVIKHWTDGEDISNFEDEFF from the coding sequence ATGGATAATAAAAACCCCCAGAAACTTATTACTAGTGAATTGTTGGCAAACCACCGCTTTAATTTTGCTAAAGATGATAAAGGTGGGTATGATGCTAATGAAGTTGATGCATTCTTAGATCAACTAACCAAGACTTTAATCCACTATGAGGAGATGAAAAACAACGAACAAGAATTGAAAAATGCTTATGACAAGTTGTTTTCAGATCGTGATCAGATTTTAAGTCGTTGTGCTAAATTAGAAGCTGATTTAAACACCTTTTATGAAAATGGTTATGCAAACAAGGTGTTAATTAACCGGGTTCAGGAGTTGGAGGATAAACTTGAAAAACTACCTGATCGTTACACTGAAAAACTAGAAAGGATTGAAAAACTGTTAAAAAAGGTCATTAAACACTGAACTGATGGGGAGGACATTAGTAACTTTGAAGATGAGTTTTTTTAA
- a CDS encoding holo-ACP synthase → MVVGIGIDVVQLKRFLTLVETSDCFAKRLLTSNELNSYWKLNNNQRANFLAVHWTLKEAIYKATSHIKPLFTKLEIYKLNNQYRCEFIQNINLLLSVSYTNCHVSAICLAQQNG, encoded by the coding sequence ATGGTTGTTGGGATAGGGATTGATGTTGTGCAATTAAAGCGCTTCTTAACTTTAGTTGAAACTAGTGATTGTTTTGCTAAACGATTGTTAACTAGCAATGAACTAAACAGTTATTGAAAGCTAAACAATAACCAAAGAGCTAATTTTCTAGCAGTGCATTGAACTTTAAAAGAAGCGATTTATAAAGCTACCAGTCACATCAAACCACTTTTCACTAAACTTGAAATTTATAAACTTAACAACCAGTACCGGTGTGAATTTATCCAAAACATCAACCTGTTGTTATCAGTTAGTTACACTAATTGCCATGTTAGTGCTATCTGTTTAGCACAACAAAATGGATAA
- a CDS encoding DUF5454 family protein, which produces MGKTKNKSDWQIFLEDYRFYFETDFDWVTYLNNCLNSYPDFDIIKFIKKYGPECEKSFLSWQSKAKSDVYSELTNKIKKQQFSEQLIYQLVQLDALRTNYLIGSLFSDNKTQRKLLKRSWKNAKKEGYTKQEWLMILVGLPFEKGAYHKQLYDHSRQEILDLTEVIKKLYLKTETNNDKLEFAATTSKTTAQLTKTMPLNSSDLDKDLMEFSGEKWGDN; this is translated from the coding sequence TTGGGGAAAACAAAAAACAAATCAGACTGACAGATCTTTCTAGAAGATTACCGTTTTTATTTTGAAACAGATTTTGATTGGGTTACATACCTGAACAACTGTTTAAACAGCTATCCTGATTTTGACATCATCAAGTTCATTAAGAAGTATGGCCCTGAGTGTGAAAAGAGCTTTCTAAGCTGACAGAGCAAAGCTAAGAGTGATGTTTACAGTGAACTGACTAACAAGATTAAAAAACAACAGTTCTCAGAACAGTTAATTTACCAGCTAGTCCAACTTGATGCTTTACGAACTAACTATTTAATTGGTTCGTTGTTTTCAGATAACAAAACCCAGCGCAAACTCCTGAAGCGTTCTTGAAAAAATGCTAAGAAAGAAGGTTATACAAAACAAGAATGGTTGATGATCTTAGTTGGTTTACCCTTTGAAAAAGGTGCTTATCATAAGCAGTTATATGACCATTCACGTCAGGAGATCTTAGATCTTACTGAAGTTATTAAAAAGCTTTATCTAAAAACAGAGACCAACAACGATAAGCTTGAGTTTGCTGCAACTACTAGTAAAACAACAGCGCAGCTAACTAAAACTATGCCCTTAAACAGTAGTGATCTTGATAAGGATCTAATGGAGTTTAGTGGTGAGAAGTGAGGTGATAATTAG